The following coding sequences lie in one Rutidosis leptorrhynchoides isolate AG116_Rl617_1_P2 chromosome 4, CSIRO_AGI_Rlap_v1, whole genome shotgun sequence genomic window:
- the LOC139841127 gene encoding ATP-dependent DNA helicase RRM3-like, whose translation MPFPDYEFINYTYNMLIHDEMAYDRETLEQDLERYLSTMTIEQRSVYDQIIDVVSVDAAAVHARGDIVINVASSGIAALLLTDGRTTHSRFAIPINVLEDSFCNIQPDSELAALLNKAKLIIWDEAPMMHRHCFEAFDRTMRDIIKSANKKMPFGGKFVVFGGDFRQILPVVHKRNRAEIVNASLHSSDLWHHCKVLTLTKNMRLNGGENELEKKEISDFADWILKIGEGKINLPNDGEADIIFPDEVLIPSHDNHIQNIVDSIYPSLHSDLGDPNFFQNKAILAPTNEEVDSINDAVLASIDEEERVYYSSDSLSPDEVDDLFAQ comes from the exons ATGCCTTTTCCTGATTACGAGTTCATAAATTATACGTACAATATGCTTATTCATGATGAGATGGCTTATGATAGGGAAACACTTGAACAAGATCTAGAAAGATATCTGTCTACAATGACGATTGAGCAAAGGTCAGTATACGATCAGATTATTGATGTTGTTTCAGTTGATGCGG CCGCCGTTCATGCTCGTGGTGATATAGTTATTAACGTCGCATCAAGCGGTATAGCTGCTTTATTGTTAACCGACGGTAGGACTACACATTCTAGGTTTGCTATACCTATTAATGTTCTGGAAGATTCTTTTTGTAATATACAACCGGATAGTGAATTAGCTGCATTATTGAACAAGGCAAAATTAATCATATGGGATGAAGCTCCCATGATGCACAGACACTGTTTTGAAGCTTTTGATCGCACTATGCGGGACATAATCAAGTCAGCGAATAAGAAAATGCCGTTTGGTGGTAAATTCGTGGTGTTCGGTGGAGATTTCAGGCAGATCCTTCCAGTTGTACATAAAAGAAATAGAGCAGAAATAGTAAATGCTTCGCTGCATTCATCTGACTTGTGGCATCATTGTAAGGTACTTACACTAACTAAAAATATGCGCTTGAATGGTGGCGAGAATGAATTGGAAAAAAAAGAGATTAGTGACTTTGCAGATTGGATTTTGAAAATTGGTGAAGGAAAGATTAATCTTCCGAATGATGGAGAAGCTGACATTATTTTtcccgatgaagtattaattccttCACATGACAATCATATACAGAACATTGTGGATTCTATTTATCCTAGCCTTCACAGCGATCTTGGTGATCCCAATTTTTTTCAAAACAAAGCCATACTTGCTCCAACAAATGAGGAAGTTGATTCTATTAATGATGCTGTGTTAGCCTCCATTGATGAAGAAGAAAGAGTCTACTACAGTTCGGACAGCCTAAGTCCAGACGAAGTTGATGATTTATTTGCACAATAA
- the LOC139841128 gene encoding uncharacterized protein encodes MAENTSLNYLRNNQKILRVSSLTHLYDAQDSGSSEVSNIGNRVVLPSSFTGGARYMRENYLDAMAIVRAFGHPDLFITFTCNPKWPEILRFLTEDDLKPEDRPDIITGDEYLFGKSLGVVAVIEFQKRGLPHCHLCLFMDKEGRVPTSADIDKIICAEIPDKEEDPDLYSIVADFIMHGPCGTDHPTCPCMIKYKCSKYFPKEFSNETHFDGQGFPVYKRRDDGHFIMKGDTPLDNRNVVAYKKQLSKQFQSHINVEWCNQIGSIKYLFKYINKGPDRISVRIENSDGGKSIQKKKQGKDEIADYYSCRYISACEAARRLFNFPTIYLTPAVYRLSFHLPNHEPIYYDGEEDFESVLSKPTVGASQFIEWMNCNKIDQHARQYTYLEFPRYYVWNSGPRHWTRRKSQLVVARIHFVPPKSGETYYLRILLNKVKGPTCFEDIRTVNGILYDTFKEACYTLGLLDDDREYVASIKDTHAWASGEFCRSLFVSLITTDSLSFPDCVWNETCDLLSDDLHHECPPHVSTTDEAELKKVLYNLVLSKI; translated from the exons ATGGCGGAGAACACTAGCTTGAACTACCTACGTAATAATCAAAAAATTCTACGTGTCTCATCTCTCACACACCTTTATGATGCTCAAGATTCTGGTAGTAGCGAGGTTTCTAACATCGGTAATCGTGTTGTATTACCATCTTCCTTCACTGGAGGAGCCAGATATATGCGGGAAAATTATTTGGACGCAATGGCTATTGTGCGAGCATTTGGACACCCCGATTTATTTATAACATTCACGTGCAATCCAAAATGGCCCGAAATTCTCAGATTTTTAACCGAAGATGATCTAAAACCTGAGGATAGGCCTGACATAATTACCGGG GATGAATACCTTTTTGGTAAATCTTTGGGAG TTGTGGCTGTCATAGAATTTCAGAAGCGTGGACTTCCTCATTGCCATCTGTGTTTATTTATGGATAAAGAAGGTCGGGTTCCAACTTCTGCAGATATAGACAAGATTATTTGTGCTGAAATTCCGGACAAAGAAGAAGATCCAGATTTATATTCAATTGTGGCAGATTTCATAATGCATGGTCCATGTGGAACAGATCACCCTACATGTCCATGTATGATAAAATATAAGTGTTCTAAGTATTTTCCAAAGGAGTTTTCCAACGAAACTCACTTTGATGGTCAAGGTTTCCCAGTGTATAAACGGCGTGATGATGGTCATTTTATTATGAAAGGAGATACTCCACTCGACAACAG GAACGTCGTTGCCTACAAAAAGCAACTATCAAAACAGTTTCAATCACACATCAATGTTGAATGGTGCAACCAAATTGGCTCGATTAAATACCTTTTTAAATACATAAATAAAGGGCCCGACAGAATATCTGTGCGAATAGAAAATTCAGATGGCGGAAAATCAATCCAAAAGAAAAAGCAAGGAAAAGATGAGATTGCAGACTATTACAGTTGTCGTTACATTTCAGCTTGTGAGGCGGCCCGGCGATTATTCAATTTTCCAACTATATACCTAACACCTGCAGTCTATCGACTTTCCTTTCACTTACCTAATCATGAGCCCATTTATTATGACGGTGAAGAAGATTTTGAATCTGTACTTTCAAAGCCTACGGTTGGAGCTTCTCAGTTTATTGAATGGATGAACTGTAATAAAATAGATCAGCATGCTCGACAGTATACATACTTGGAATTTCCAAGATATTATGTCTGGAATTCAGGCCCGAGACACTGGACAAGACGTAAATCACAGCTGGTTGTTGCTAGAATACACTTCGTTCCTCCGAAGTCTGGTGAAACGTATTATCTGAGGATACTTCTGAACAAAGTCAAGGGACCCACTTGCTTTGAGGATATTAGGACAGTCAACGGCATACTATACGATACTTTTAAGGAGGCATGCTACACCCTGGGACTTTTAGACGATGATCGGGAATATGTTGCATCTATTAAAGACACACATGCTTGGGCATCCGGAGAATTTTGTCGATCTTTGTTTGTGTCTTTGATAACAACCGATAGTCTATCCTTCCCTGACTGTGTTTGGAATGAAACTTGTGATCTACTTTCTGACGACCTACATCATGAATGTCCTCCTCATGTATCAACTACCG ATGAAGCTGAACTGAAGAAGGTTTTGTACAACCTCGTGCTATCGAAGATTTAA